The Cucumis melo cultivar AY chromosome 5, USDA_Cmelo_AY_1.0, whole genome shotgun sequence genome has a segment encoding these proteins:
- the LOC103491372 gene encoding glutamyl-tRNA(Gln) amidotransferase subunit A, chloroplastic/mitochondrial, translated as MLSTLQPPRCSLSRFTLHLPSKPSFFHSKQTPLSTPHSTLTDQLPTSNSSQPLQSQILSIRHSLLSRQITATQLADSYLNRLRALEHHLKSFLHVSETVRSDAREIDDKILRNEELGPLAGVLVAVKDNICTAGMPSTAGSRILDGYRPPFDATAVKKIKELGGIVIGKTNLDEFGMGSSTEASAFQVTANPWDLSRVPGGSSGGSASAVSARQCVVSLGSDTGGSVRQPASFCGVVGLKPTYGRVSRFGLMAYASSLDVIGCLSTTVADAGILLHAISGHDTLDATSSKREVSDFTSQISAVDSFESKPLKGLRIGLIRETLDKGVDGQVNSAIRAAASHLEELGCSINEVSLPSFSLGLPAYYILASSESSSNLARYDGVRYGNQATADELTGLYENSRATGFGSEVKMRILMGTYALSAGYYDAYYKRAQQVRTIIQKSFRAALDENDILISPAAPSAAYKIGEKVDDPLAMYAGDIMTVNVNLAGLPALVLPCGFVQDGSSNLPVGLQMIGAAFDEGKLLKVGHIFEQTLADCRFVPPLLADDIVG; from the exons ATGCTATCCACACTGCAGCCCCCTCGCTGCTCTCTCTCTCGATTCACTCTCCATCTTCCCTCCAAACCATCCTTCTTTCACTCCAAACAAACCCCACTTTCAACTCCACATTCCACTCTTACAGACCAACTTCCCACTTCCAATTCTTCCCAACCCCTTCAATCCCAAATTCTCTCCATCCGCCATTCACTTCTTTCCCGCCAAATCACTGCCACCCAACTCGCCGACTCCTATCTCAATCGCCTTCGTGCATTGGAGCATCACCTCAAGTCGTTTCTCCACGTCTCTGAAACTGTCCGCTCTGATGCCCGTGAGATTGATGACAAAATTCTCAGAAATGAGGAACTGGGTCCTTTGGCTGGGGTGCTTGTGGCCGTTAAGGATAATATTTGTACAGCGGGTATGCCTTCCACCGCTGGGTCTCGGATTCTTGATGGATATCGCCCACCATTTGATGCTACTGCTGTGAAGAAAATCAAGGAGTTGGGTGGGATTGTGATTGGGAAGACTAATTTGGATGAATTTGGCATGGGTAGCTCTACTGAAGCCTCTGCTTTCCAG GTGACTGCAAATCCGTGGGATTTGAGTAGGGTCCCGGGAGGATCATCAGGAGGATCTGCTTCAGCTGTTTCTGCTAGGCAGTGTGTGGTGTCATTGGGAAGTGATACAGGTGGAAGTGTGCGGCAGCCAGCATCTTTCTGTGGTGTTGTTGGGTTGAAACCAACCTATGGTCGTGTCTCTAGATTTGGACTTATGGCCTATGCTTCTTCCCTTGATGTTATTGGCTGCTTGAGTACAACAGTTGCTGATGCTGGGATTCTTCTACATGCAATTTCTGGTCATGATACCCTTGATGCCACTAGCAGTAAACGA GAGGTTTCTGATTTCACATCACAAATTTCTGCTGTTGATTCATTCGAATCTAAACCCTTGAAAGGATTGAGGATTGGCCTGATTCGTGAAACCCTTGATAAGGGTGTCGATGGTCAAGTAAATTCTGCTATACGTGCTGCTGCTTCACATCTAGAAGAACTAGGATGTTCCATCAATGAg GTATCACTACCATCATTTTCTCTTGGGCTGCCAGCGTATTATATTCTTGCATCATCTGAATCATCTTCAAACTTAGCACGATATGATGGTGTCAG ATATGGAAATCAAGCTACTGCCGATGAGCTAACTGGTCTATATGAAAATTCCCGAGCAACAGGATTTGGTTCAGAG GTTAAAATGAGAATTTTGATGGGAACATATGCTCTCTCAGCTGGTTATTATGATGCTTACTACAAGCGTGCTCAGCAG GTGAGAACAATAATTCAGAAAAGCTTCAGAGCAGCACTAGATGAAAATGACATCTTAATATCACCTGCTGCACCATCCGCCGCTTATAAAATTG GTGAAAAGGTGGATGACCCATTGGCAATGTATGCAGGTGACATCATGACT GTCAATGTTAACTTAGCTGGACTACCTGCATTGGTATTGCCTTGTGGATTTGTTCAAGATGGGTCTTCTAACCTTCCTGTTGGCCTTCAAATGATTGGTGCAGCTTTTGATGAG GGCAAACTTCTTAAAGTTGGACACATCTTCGAACAAACTCTTGCGGACTGCAGATTTGTTCCACCCTTGCTAGCTGACGACATTGTAGGTTAG